A single window of Anaerocolumna chitinilytica DNA harbors:
- a CDS encoding ISL3 family transposase — MHSNCTRKLLGLEDILIKNVIQADSFVRIYIETKPSTQICPHCGKQTKRIHDYRSQTIKDLPFQLKHTYLVLRKRRYSCSCGKRFLEKYTFLAPYKRRTLRLSYKIIDLLRNLRSMKSVAVDTNVSVSTVSRLLDTINYSSPSVPECISIDEFKGNTDAGKFQCILVDAKKHRILDILPDRTQKHLSAYFRTWNRTQRYRVKFFICDMWEPYVDLAKAYFPNATIIIDKYHFIRYVTWAIENVRKRLQKKMPSNLRRYYKRSRKLILTRYNKLKEENKKACDLMLLYNDDLRTAHRLKEWFYEICQSEKYKYQREGFWEWVKTAEKSGIPEFEACAKTYRNWSQGILNAFKYKYTNGPTEGYNNKIKVLKRVSFGMKNFERFRTRIIHSSI, encoded by the coding sequence ATGCATTCTAATTGTACCAGAAAACTTTTAGGATTAGAAGATATTTTAATTAAAAATGTAATTCAAGCTGACTCTTTTGTCCGTATTTATATCGAAACAAAGCCATCGACACAGATCTGTCCTCATTGTGGCAAACAGACAAAACGCATTCATGATTACCGCTCTCAGACAATTAAGGACCTCCCATTTCAGCTTAAGCACACTTATTTGGTGTTGAGAAAGAGACGTTATTCCTGTAGTTGCGGGAAAAGGTTCCTCGAGAAATATACTTTTCTCGCTCCTTACAAAAGGCGTACCCTTAGATTGTCTTATAAAATCATCGACCTACTCAGGAATCTACGCAGCATGAAGTCCGTTGCTGTTGATACGAATGTTTCCGTTAGTACCGTTTCCCGGTTATTGGATACCATCAACTACTCCTCCCCTTCTGTTCCTGAGTGCATCTCAATTGATGAGTTTAAAGGTAATACGGATGCTGGAAAGTTCCAGTGTATTCTGGTAGATGCAAAGAAACATCGTATTCTTGATATTCTACCTGACAGAACTCAGAAGCATTTATCCGCCTATTTCCGTACATGGAACCGCACCCAAAGGTATCGAGTGAAGTTCTTTATCTGTGATATGTGGGAACCGTATGTAGACTTGGCGAAAGCCTATTTTCCTAATGCAACTATTATAATTGACAAATATCACTTCATTCGATATGTTACTTGGGCGATTGAAAATGTAAGAAAACGCCTTCAAAAGAAGATGCCTTCGAATTTGCGCAGGTACTACAAGAGAAGCCGGAAGCTGATACTTACAAGATATAATAAACTAAAAGAGGAGAACAAGAAGGCTTGCGATCTGATGCTACTTTATAATGATGATCTGAGGACTGCCCACCGACTTAAGGAATGGTTTTATGAAATCTGCCAGAGCGAGAAGTATAAGTATCAACGGGAAGGATTCTGGGAATGGGTGAAGACAGCTGAAAAATCAGGTATTCCCGAATTTGAAGCCTGTGCGAAGACTTATCGGAATTGGTCACAAGGTATTTTGAATGCCTTTAAGTACAAATATACCAACGGACCTACAGAAGGGTATAATAACAAGATAAAAGTATTAAAAAGGGTATCTTTTGGCATGAAGAATTTCGAGAGGTTCCGTACAAGGATTATACATAGTTCTATCTAA
- the ppdK gene encoding pyruvate, phosphate dikinase, with product MAKWVYLFKEGKADMKNLLGGKGANLAEMTNLGLPIPQGFTVTTEACTDYYNSGKKITDEIKGQIFDALKILEDQQGKKFGDTENPLLVSVRSGARASMPGMMDTILNLGLTDVAVEGFAKKTGNPRFAYDSYRRFIQMFSDVVMEISKAKFERVLDEIKEKKGVKFDTELTADDLKDVIVQFKALYKAEKGTEFPQEPTEQLIEAVTAVFRSWDNPRAIYYRRMNDIPGDWGTAVNVQAMVFGNMGDTSGTGVAFTRNPSTGEAKIYGEYLINAQGEDVVAGIRTPQPITKLEEDMPEAFAEFMRIATLLENHYKDMQDMEFTIEDKKLFFLQTRNGKRTAPAALQIACDLVDEGKITKEQAIARIEAKSLDQLLHPGFDVAALKAAKPVGKALPASPGAAAGKVYFTAEDAKKNHEKGERVVLVRLETSPEDIEGMHAAEGILTVRGGMTSHAAVVARGMGTACVSGCGEIVIDEEAKYFTIAGQTVKEGDYISLDGSTGNIYIGDIPTVEAAISGNFDRIMTWADEIRTLKVRTNADTPADAANAVKFGAEGIGLCRTEHMFFDAERIPKIRKMILSKTVEAREEALNELIPFQKGDFKGLYEVMEGRPVTIRFLDPPLHEFVPTEEEDIVALAKDMGLSVEEVKATCDSLHEFNPMMGHRGCRLAVTYPEIAKMQTRAVMEAAIEVKAEKGFDIIPEIMIPLVGEKRELKFVKDVVVETAEAVKKEKGSDIEYHIGTMIEIPRAALLANEIAEEAEFFSFGTNDLTQMTFGFSRDDAGKFLDAYYTNKIYESDPFARLDQDGVGQLVKMASEKGRATRPNIKLGICGEHGGDPSTVEFCHKVGLNYVSCSPFRVPIARLAAAQAVLNNK from the coding sequence ATGGCAAAATGGGTATATTTGTTCAAAGAAGGTAAAGCAGATATGAAAAACCTGCTTGGTGGTAAAGGTGCTAACTTAGCAGAAATGACTAATTTAGGACTTCCCATTCCCCAGGGCTTTACTGTAACAACAGAAGCTTGTACCGACTATTATAACAGCGGAAAGAAAATTACTGATGAAATCAAAGGACAGATCTTTGATGCACTCAAAATCTTAGAAGATCAGCAGGGAAAGAAATTTGGCGATACAGAGAATCCTTTATTAGTATCAGTACGTTCCGGAGCTAGAGCTTCCATGCCTGGTATGATGGATACAATCCTTAACTTAGGTTTAACTGACGTTGCTGTTGAAGGCTTCGCTAAGAAAACAGGAAATCCCAGATTTGCATATGATTCCTACAGAAGATTTATCCAGATGTTCTCTGACGTAGTTATGGAAATCAGCAAAGCAAAATTCGAAAGAGTTTTAGATGAAATCAAAGAGAAGAAAGGTGTTAAATTCGACACTGAACTTACTGCTGATGATTTAAAAGATGTTATTGTTCAGTTCAAAGCTTTATACAAAGCTGAAAAAGGCACAGAATTCCCTCAGGAGCCTACAGAGCAGTTAATCGAAGCTGTTACTGCAGTATTCCGTTCATGGGACAACCCTCGTGCTATTTACTATAGAAGAATGAATGATATCCCTGGAGATTGGGGAACAGCTGTAAACGTACAGGCCATGGTATTTGGTAACATGGGCGATACATCCGGTACAGGTGTTGCTTTCACACGTAACCCTTCTACTGGTGAAGCTAAGATTTACGGTGAATATTTAATCAATGCTCAGGGTGAAGACGTAGTTGCCGGTATCAGAACTCCTCAGCCTATTACTAAGCTGGAAGAGGACATGCCTGAAGCTTTCGCTGAATTCATGAGAATTGCAACTTTGTTAGAGAATCACTACAAAGATATGCAGGATATGGAGTTCACAATCGAAGATAAGAAACTTTTCTTCTTACAGACACGTAACGGTAAGAGAACAGCTCCCGCTGCTCTTCAGATCGCTTGTGATTTAGTAGACGAAGGAAAGATTACAAAGGAACAGGCTATCGCAAGAATCGAAGCTAAATCCTTAGATCAGTTATTACATCCCGGATTTGACGTTGCAGCTTTAAAGGCAGCTAAGCCTGTTGGTAAAGCTCTTCCTGCTTCTCCTGGTGCAGCAGCTGGTAAGGTATACTTCACAGCAGAAGATGCTAAGAAGAACCATGAAAAAGGTGAAAGAGTAGTTCTTGTTCGTCTTGAGACATCTCCTGAGGATATCGAAGGTATGCACGCAGCAGAAGGTATCTTAACTGTTCGTGGTGGTATGACCTCTCACGCAGCCGTTGTTGCTCGTGGTATGGGAACAGCTTGCGTATCCGGTTGTGGTGAAATCGTAATTGATGAAGAAGCTAAATACTTTACAATCGCTGGACAGACCGTAAAAGAAGGAGATTACATCTCTCTTGACGGTTCTACAGGAAATATCTACATTGGAGATATCCCTACTGTAGAAGCAGCTATCAGCGGTAACTTTGATAGAATTATGACATGGGCTGATGAAATCAGAACATTAAAGGTAAGAACAAATGCAGATACACCTGCTGATGCAGCTAACGCTGTTAAGTTCGGTGCTGAAGGTATCGGTCTTTGCCGTACAGAGCATATGTTCTTTGATGCAGAGAGAATTCCTAAGATCAGAAAGATGATTCTTTCTAAGACTGTAGAAGCAAGAGAAGAAGCTCTTAACGAGTTAATACCTTTCCAGAAAGGTGACTTCAAAGGCTTATACGAAGTTATGGAAGGAAGACCTGTTACTATCCGTTTCTTAGATCCCCCGTTACATGAATTCGTTCCTACAGAAGAAGAAGATATCGTTGCATTAGCAAAAGATATGGGTCTTTCCGTAGAAGAAGTAAAAGCTACTTGCGATTCCTTACACGAGTTCAACCCTATGATGGGTCACAGAGGATGCCGTCTTGCCGTAACATATCCTGAGATTGCTAAGATGCAGACAAGAGCCGTTATGGAAGCTGCTATCGAAGTAAAAGCAGAAAAAGGCTTTGACATCATTCCTGAAATCATGATTCCTTTAGTAGGCGAGAAGAGAGAGTTAAAATTCGTTAAAGATGTTGTAGTTGAAACAGCAGAAGCTGTTAAGAAGGAAAAAGGATCTGACATCGAATATCATATCGGTACCATGATCGAAATTCCTCGTGCTGCATTACTTGCTAACGAGATTGCAGAAGAAGCTGAATTCTTCTCCTTCGGTACAAACGATTTAACACAGATGACATTCGGTTTCTCCCGTGATGATGCTGGTAAGTTCTTAGACGCTTACTACACCAACAAGATTTATGAGTCCGATCCATTCGCAAGACTTGATCAGGACGGCGTTGGTCAGTTAGTTAAGATGGCATCTGAAAAAGGACGTGCTACAAGACCTAACATCAAGCTTGGTATCTGTGGAGAGCACGGTGGAGATCCTTCAACCGTTGAATTCTGCCACAAAGTAGGATTAAACTATGTATCCTGCTCACCTTTCCGTGTGCCGATCGCTAGACTTGCAGCAGCTCAGGCAGTTCTCAATAATAAATAA
- a CDS encoding glycine--tRNA ligase produces MEKTMEKIVALAKARGFVYPGSEIYGGLANTWDYGNLGVELKNNVKKAWWSKFIQQNPYNVGVDCAILMNPQTWVASGHLGGFSDPLMDCKECHERFRADKLIEDYASEHGIEFENAVDAWSQEEMKSYIDEHSINCPTCGKHNFTDIRQFNLMFKTFQGVTEDAKNVVYLRPETAQGIFVNFKNVQRTSRKKIPFGIGQVGKSFRNEITPGNFTFRTREFEQMELEFFCEPDTDLEWFAYWKQFCIDWLLSLGMKKEEMRVRDHEAAELSFYSKATTDIEFLFPFGWGELWGIADRTDYDLTQHQNVSKEDLGYFDDEKKIKYVPYVIEPSLGADRVTLAFLCGAYDEEDLGEGDIRTVLRFHPALAPVKIGVLPLSKKLSEGAEKVFTDLCKLYNCEFDDRGNIGKRYRRQDEIGTPFCITYDFESETDGCVTVRDRDTMEQERIRIEDLKTYFEKKFEF; encoded by the coding sequence ATGGAAAAGACGATGGAGAAAATAGTAGCCTTAGCCAAGGCAAGAGGATTTGTGTATCCCGGTTCTGAAATCTATGGAGGACTTGCAAATACCTGGGATTACGGAAACCTTGGAGTAGAACTAAAAAACAATGTGAAAAAGGCCTGGTGGTCAAAATTCATACAGCAAAACCCTTACAATGTAGGTGTTGACTGTGCCATCCTGATGAACCCTCAGACTTGGGTGGCTTCCGGACATTTAGGCGGCTTTTCTGATCCTTTGATGGACTGCAAAGAATGCCATGAAAGATTCCGTGCCGATAAGTTAATTGAGGATTATGCCTCAGAGCATGGCATCGAATTTGAGAATGCGGTTGATGCCTGGTCACAGGAAGAAATGAAATCCTATATTGATGAACATAGTATAAATTGCCCTACATGCGGTAAACATAATTTCACGGATATCCGCCAGTTCAACCTGATGTTTAAGACCTTCCAGGGTGTAACGGAGGATGCTAAAAATGTCGTATACTTAAGACCTGAGACAGCACAGGGTATATTCGTAAACTTTAAAAATGTACAGAGAACCTCCAGAAAGAAGATTCCTTTTGGTATCGGACAGGTGGGTAAATCCTTCCGTAACGAAATCACTCCGGGAAACTTTACGTTCCGTACAAGAGAGTTTGAACAAATGGAACTTGAATTCTTCTGTGAACCGGATACAGACCTTGAATGGTTTGCTTATTGGAAACAGTTCTGCATCGACTGGCTGCTTTCCCTTGGTATGAAGAAGGAAGAAATGCGTGTCAGAGACCATGAAGCAGCAGAGCTTTCTTTCTATAGTAAAGCAACCACGGATATTGAATTCTTATTCCCCTTTGGCTGGGGTGAATTATGGGGTATTGCTGACAGAACAGACTATGACTTAACCCAGCATCAAAATGTATCCAAGGAAGATTTGGGCTACTTTGATGATGAAAAGAAGATTAAGTATGTGCCTTATGTAATTGAACCTTCTCTTGGAGCAGACAGAGTAACCTTAGCTTTCCTTTGCGGTGCTTATGATGAAGAGGATTTGGGAGAAGGAGATATCCGTACTGTACTTCGCTTCCATCCAGCCCTTGCACCGGTTAAGATCGGTGTGCTTCCTCTTTCCAAGAAGCTTTCAGAAGGTGCTGAGAAAGTCTTTACCGATTTATGCAAGCTTTATAACTGTGAATTTGATGACAGAGGTAACATTGGTAAGAGATACAGAAGACAGGATGAAATCGGAACACCTTTCTGCATCACCTATGATTTTGAATCAGAAACAGATGGCTGTGTAACCGTGCGTGACAGAGATACCATGGAGCAGGAAAGAATTCGCATCGAAGATTTAAAGACTTACTTTGAAAAGAAATTTGAGTTTTAG